The Chelonoidis abingdonii isolate Lonesome George chromosome 23, CheloAbing_2.0, whole genome shotgun sequence genomic sequence tggagtcccaagatggcatggaaaatgggctcagaggtaatcttAACACATCAGGTgccagtcccaagggggtctctctGACTGAACTGGTCACACAGAAGGAGTGTTAATTTGTCCCCAGGGATGTTGGAGAGATGACCCCTGGCTGTAGGTTTGAAGCACCAGTAGGTGGGATATGCCGGGTGGCGCTGTAGCTGCGTCTCCATTGCTGCATCTTTAGAGCTGGTTTCTGAGGGCAGTCGGTGCTGACTCCCCCGAGGCCCAGGCAGGGTGTCTTTGCCTGCCCTACAGGGCACCTCCCCCTGCACAGCCTGCTAACACGGGAGCCGGCTATGGGGCTGCTTCCTCCTCTGGCCAGGGCACCTCTCCCCACAGTGCTCAATGGCTAAGCGGATGCAGGGTCACCCTGTGGCCGGTGTACACCGGTGAAGCCATCGTAAAGTACGCCCAGTGTAGGAAGCCTCCCCAGCAAGCTCAGACTGCATGCCTCCTCCCACCACAGAAGCCCCTGGCACACAGGGCATGGTGGGGGCATTCCTTCCTCCCAGTTAGCCCCCACTAGCAAACCTGCCCTGGGTCCTGTTCCTATTTGTGCTGGGAGCCTGGTTAGCCCCAGCATAGGGACGAGAGAAGCCGCGATGCTCTCCGCCTCTGTATATGACTCTCCACACTTATTTCGCATCCATCACACGGGTACCAGCCTGTGGTCACTGGGCCAGATTTGGATCTGCAGGGGATgttctccatcccccacccccccttgaGCTGTCTTGTCCCCGTTCTGTTATACAACTCCTGTTTCATTCAGCAAGGCCCCTGGACGTTTGTTCTATTAATAGCTCTCTGTGCTCATGTATCAATGTCTCGTGAGTGATGCCGCCAGAGTCCCCGACAACTGAGGCTAGAATGGAAACTTCAGCaggttccccaccccccaccgggGTTCGATCCAATTTGTAATAACCCCCCCAATCTTTGAATTAGCAGTGAGACTTGGCCCTTTGTGCCGGACAAAGGGAACGTGATGGTATCTCTAGAACCGTTCCTGGCAAGGAAGTGTGGTGTAGAGCCCCGCAGGCCGGTGCGCGGCAGTAATCAATGTTATCTCCATGGCACACTGTTCCTCTGATAAACCTCCGGTGTTTAGAAAAACCTGCTTGGGTTTTAGCGATCACAATTCAAATGCCAAGCGCTGGGGATTCAAGGTGGCCTGAATTGGCACTGCAGCATGACTTTCTGGGTGCACTGGTCCTGGGTGGCTTGTCTCTCAGAGGAGACATACAACTGAGGTCCCTGCCACCTAGGATTTCTGGCACTTTAGAGGCCAGGTATTAACCCTGCTAAATTTCAAGTCCATTGTGCAATTTTGCCTCCATAAATCCTACCCCCTCCTCATACTTTTCATTGGTTCAACACTTAACACAGAGGATTCCTGATTCTGATTAGGACCCCGAGGTGCTATtatattacaaataataattgtTATGTGGTGGTGGTGAGTGCTGTTAAGCAATttctgtgttccaccccagagctggctgcattttggtggtgCATGAAGTGATTTCAGGTGGGTGGGGCATGTATGTAATCTTTAAAGTGCTTATGATCCCCGCGGATGACTCTCCCAATGACCGTGCAAGAGAATTCTTGTTGCGGTTTGGAGTGAGTCTCAGTGAGTGCAGTTTGCACTGGACATCTCGCCTCGCCCCTACCAGAGGGGACGTGAAAGAGGCAGCTGCTCGCTTTCCCTCTGACTAACCGTGCGGTGGGAAAATGCAGGCTCTGACCTAGGCCAGGTGGCTCTCAGGTGGCAAACGAAATGCCTGCTTTGGAGCAGCTCATGGGAGGCTGAGTCAGCTCATTCTCACCTGCAAATATATTTCTAAGCTAAGTACATATATCCTCGCCCCAGCTgtatgtgcacatgtgtgtgtccCTTGAAGCGCTGAAAGCGTGTTTCCTCCTGAAGCAAAATCTGAAGCCCAGGCTCTTGGTGGCTATTGAAGATCTAGTGGCTCTTTCCTTGAGTGCGCTGTGTATGTGATGTCTTGGGGGCAGAGGTAGGAAGGCTTAACCCCAGAGGTAGCAGCATTTTAATGGGGCTCTGTGTACATAGGGGAATCCTGCTTCCGTTGAAGTCTAAAGACACAAGTCCCTATAGAGCAGATGACCttattcccagctgctgggggtACAATGGTAAGGAAATTGGGGGGTTCTGTGCCTGAGTTTTTCTTAGggcggctggaggaggagaggaggagataaAGCTGAGCTGTGTACATCGAGAGCATCAGTGTTCCATCAGCTAATCCAGCCCCTGCCACTGGTATAGAGACCCCAGGGCCAAACAGCCACTAGTCTTATGTTTTGCCCAGAAAGGAGCCTCCTTAATGAGGGAGACCCCCGGCCCGTCACAAGTCCTCGCTGCACAGCGTCGCAGCCTTTGGGGGTTGCCCTTGTGCCCAGCGAGGGAGATTCTCGCGCTGCATTGGTGGGGTCAGAATGAAAAGCAAAGGCAAAAGATGCTCGCGAGCCGGACCTGTGGCTCGGAGGGCACGGTCACCTTGAGAGCTCCTGCTAGCTGGGCCGGCCTGTTCCCCCAACTGTGTCTGGGACCCTTCTCAGCATCAGGGAGTCCTAGAAAGGAGGTGGCAGCTTTGAGCAGCTGCAGGGGGGTAACCGGACTGGTCACTGCCTCTCACCCCGAGGTGGGGCTGATGGGAGTGAGAAGGGCTTGTAGCTGCTccctggggttggtcctgggaaCAGACTGGCCCCCAGTAACCCTGATCTGCAGTACCCTGGCGCTGTTCCccgggggctgctggtgggttggCCCCCATTCAGCGATTGCTGAGCTGACGGCTGTTTAGAGAAGGTTCCTCTGAGCCGAGGTTTGTTTGTGTAAATATTTGGACGTTTCTCAGGCGTGATTATGCAGCAGCCTGCTCCTCATGCATATTCAGAGGCCTCCAGTGACTGATTTCCCCCGGGAATattggctcagggctggggtgacGGGCCCAGAAGAAGGGAAGTGGGTCTGATGCTGGTGGGGGGTGGGTCGAGGAGAGGGGTGCCTGTGCCACAGCTGTGCCCTGCACTGGGAGCTCTGGCTGGACTGCAGTGAGCAGGTCTCTGCAAGGGCCTGCTGCAGGCTGCTGTGATGCTGATGGGCACTTGGTGGTGGTTACCAAGCACTCTTCCCAGCCACTGATTGGCTTCGTGTCGGAGCTGCTCCCCTTATCGGGGGGAAATTGAACTACACTGGGGGAATCTAGAGCTCGCCAGGCcccctttccccatctctcttgTCTTCTCATAGCTCATCCCTGGCTATCCTGCTTCTtctctccaggccctgccccggtTACCTGGATGTAACTCTCCTGAGCCTCTGGGCTCCTTAGTCTTTCAGCAAGTTCATGTTCTAACCTTTCTCTCATGGTGCCAGGCTGTAGCATATGGGGATTCCACGCACACACCAACCAAACCCAAGCATCCCGTGCTTGCTCTGGAGCAGCAGAGAGCAAGGAGTTGGGGAGCCCCTCGTGGGGTAGGGCAGGAGGGAATGCTGGCAGGTGGAGTCTCAAGGCAgatatcagagggggagccgtgttagtctataaggagccacaggaccctttgccacttttacagatccagactaacaaatgtattggagcatgagctttcgtgggtgaatacccattttgttgATGCACGTCAAGGCAGGTAGAGCACTTGTGGCTTGGAAAAGCACAATTCTGGAAGGCTCTGCTGCCTGGCGGTGAGGTGGATCTGGGGGCCTGGAGCCTGTGATAACTCCCAGCCCTCGCTCCGGGGAGAGGCACTGTGCTTCCTGACTCACCGGCTCTGATACAGAAGCATCCCTGCTGGCTCTGCTGCCCGGGTTCTTGTTGGCTGGAGTCTGTGCCAGTCCCCTTGGCtgtggaggggctggagggtctgGCTGGAGCCTCGGCTCAGCTGAGTGGGGACTCGGCTCTATTGCCATCTGATGGGTTGGCATGGGGTGAGATGAGCGTGCTGGGTGTCTGGCCAGCTCCCAGGACTCCAAGTTCGAGAAAATacctccccagctggagccaacCAGCCTGTGGGCAGTCTCCGCGCAAATGGACTGTTGGGATGAGGTATCTCTTAAGGTCTCACATTTCACTGCCTGGGTAAATTGGGAGACTATGAAAAGCTtttctgtgctgtgctgcaggaagtggcttgGCTGGACTCTGAGCCTTCGCTGTGGGCCAGTGTGCTCCGGGCTAGCTGGTTCTAGGCTGGTGTGACAATTTGAGAACTCTTTCTATTCTGTTTGACACTGGGGAAGCTGGGTGTATCTGTCAGACTGCACACTCCATTTTCCATGTGGGGCTTGTCTGCTTTCTCTGGTGTCGTTTTACCTCCCTGTCTGACTGAAAGCCCAAGGGGTGGTGACACAGGACTAACAGCAGAGGGTCGTTAAACATTCATGGTCCTTGATTCACATGGAAGCCCGCTTAGAGAAAGAATTGGCTACCCTACCACCAGAAGAACCAGTCTGTCCAGGTGTGCTGGTAGCTAAGCTATGGATCACCTGATAAGGCTGATTGGGCGGTCACCTGATAACGGGACCTGGACGTTACTAAAGAGTTTCTCACTGGCCCTTTGAGAGAAAAGGCTTTACCCAGGAAGCGTGCCAGAGAGGCCAACGCTCAGTCTCAGAACGGGAACAGGAACGGGAGTTCTTGATTCCCTGTGCTCACACTACTGGACCTCCTTCCCTAAAATCCTGCCTCCGGTGATATTACAAATAAACTCTGTGAAAACACTTCTGTTCCCATGAGTGTTGGTAGAACAGCAAACAAAAAGCGCTTGACTTGCCCCCTTGCAGCATAGGGGCCAATGAATGGAGCATGTTTTCTACTATCATCTGCTGATGCTTCTCCCTTTTatgtcccccccccacacccccacacccccccgCAACAGGCATCATGTACATTACGTTATTCCATACGACGGGGACCAGTCGGTGGTGGATTCCTCGGAGAATTACTTTGTGACTGACAATGTAACCAAGCAGGAGATTGACCTGATGCTGGGACTTTTGCTGGGCTTTTGTATAAGCTGGTTTCTGGTGTGGATGGATGGAGTTCTCCATTATGCTGTGCGAGCCTGGAGAACCAGCCGACGGTACGGTAAGTGCCTCCTTGCgagctccccacccctgctcgaGTCCTGTGGCTCATCAAAGGAAGTTTGAACGGTGGTTGTTCAGGGGTTGGGGGGTTTAATATGCTTTTCAGAGGGTTTGTATGTTTGACTAATTTGTCACAGGCTTGTTTGGCTGAATTCCAGCTCTCTGCATAAAAAATGAACTTTACCTGTAAATATTTACATGAAAATCCATGGCACCATGCAGGGGGATTTGCTGGAAAGTGATATTCACTCGCGAACGCATGATGGAGCCAAGGAGTGTTTGCTGGAGAACGAAATGTATGTGGAAAGTCGTATTGTTTGCACGTGTAAATGTGTCGTATGCAGGGTTGTTATAGCTGTGTGGGTCGCAGGAGCTCAGAGATTCACGGTGGGGGAGGTAATtcattcaataaaagatattaacttctgttggtgagagagacgagcttttgaacttacactgggctcttcctgtctctctcacaacagaagttggtccagtaaaagatattacttctccCACCTTGGTTGGATAAATTTGTGGCATTCTGGGAATTCGATCGCAAGATTAAATGTGTGTAAACATTTCTGTGTATATATTTACAGCGAGGCATCAACTTGAGGTGGGAAGTTTGATGTTGGCGGCAGGGGGAAATTAAATGTCCATGTGTACTGGTGGTGACATGATGagattctctcacacacacccctcctctggTCTTGAAGCTTCCCTAGTTGACCAAAATTGTTCCAGATACGGTCATTTGTGCTGTGCGTGTTGGGGAATCTCCACTTGGCAATGGCAGCAGTCAGAAGGGACTGGGTGGGTTGGATGCCACTTTTAGCCACGAGCAGGAGCAATAGGAACATAGCAGTTACCGCACTGCATCAAACTTGTGGCCCATCAAGTCTACAACCTGtctctgccagcagccagccccagaTGCGTAGAGGGAAGGTTCAAGATCCCCTTTCTCTAGTCCCATGGTTTACCAGCACAGGCTTTCCCTGGTATTGTGACTggaaaagaaatggagaaaacggaataaaaataacaaaaggcaACTTGAAATCCTATCATCTAATCAGTGTCTGTGTAAATTACCCTCTCTAAATGCCAGTTGATGTCTgttaaattacaattttttttttaaagaaagctttatgtGCAAacctatacaaaaaaaaaaaatcctaattagGGAAACTGCTTCTTTctaaaaatttccatcaaaatgatATTAATTTCTCATTAGAGCTTCCAAATCCCCAGCAACCCGCTCAAGCAATTTCTGAATTGGGCTGTCTCTTGAGACGCTTGTGCTGTCTGTTCCGAAGTGGAAGGCTCGTTTTCAGAGGGGTCCTGCAAGATCTAAGGTATATAGCTAATGATGGGGCCCTCCAGCCATCCCACCTGCAGCCATCATCTCGTCAGATCTCATGAGCTAAGCTGGGGCGAGAGAGGTTAGCatgtgggtgggaggagagagagatggctgGAGCATCCCAGCCTTTGAGAGCTGATTTCTTTAGTTATGTGTCTGGTTGAAGTATCAATAACTGGGCAGAATCTTCAAGTCCCTGTAAACAGAGTCTTCATAGACGATTGTTAGATGGGCCCTTTCCCCCTTTAAGTTACTATCTCTTTGATCTAGCTGGCTTTTCTTTCATTCCTTCTTTTCGCTTTTCTGTGTACACCTGCCCAATGAACATGGGGCGGGGGTTAAGTAGCAAGTGATTCGTTAGGTCAGTAAATTGCAGGCCAGAGATCTAAATGTTCAGGACAAAATAGGACCCAGCTGGGAAAAATAAATACCTTCCCTTCGAGCAGCCCGGCAGTGACGTGGAGCTGGGATGCGTCTGGGGAGCCAGCCCATGGCGTCCAGCACTTTGGGCACCCCTGGGTAACAGCTGCAGGGGGGGATGCAGCAGTTTTGTCACTTGGCCGGATGTGCAGAATGCAGCTGTAATGGTGGTAGTAGGGAGGGCAGCTCTTGGATACAAAGGTAGCCTGTGCtccattgggggaggggggtgagcgCCCCCCACAGAGTGTCTGGTGAATCAGCGTTTGGGCACACTCCTGCGCTTGGCTCTGTGTGTCGGCGTCTTTGTGTGTTGGTGTGGATTTGTGCACAGGTGTGTTCTTGTGTCTGTGTGCGCCCATGGTTTGGGGTGAGTGCGGGTGTGTCTAGGCATTTCCACGTGAGCGCACGTGCAAGAGTTGGTGGGCCGGTGAGCGAGCTCTGggtggctgtgtgtgtttgggagcgGGCGTATGCGCACACAGGCAGACAGCTGTTTGTGCCTGGGTGTGTGTCCATGTTCACTTTGCTCCCATGCTTGCATTGCTCTCCTGGGAGGTTATAGCCGAAGAAATGCAGGCTGCATTTCATAGCTGGCACCTTTATTGGGAACCCAGCATGGGGACTGGCTCCACTTGGAATAATTAAGCAGCTCCATTGCTGAGAATTATTAGCCCTTGTTGGACTGGGGTTCTGTCACTGACACGCCGGGTGTTACAGAAGAACGGCCCAATAGAAGTGAAATAAAGTGGCTgtagctgagcagggctggaaatGAAATTAACACCGTGTTTGTTGCTGCAAGGACGCACTGAGGTTTTAACATATCCAGCTGCTGTTGTGTGGTGCTTTCCGGCCTCACAGCATTTTGCTAACTGATTAATCTGCTCATGAGCCAAGAGTAATTATTACCATAAGCtgcattttacagaggggaaaccgGGGCACAAAGCAACTAAATGATCTGCccaaaggggcgggggggaggctgAGATTAgaactgttgtattaatttagatgcaaTCTACGGCCCCTAAGAGTGAAAGGTGGTAACAGGACCCTATTGCCATCCAGCATCAACcgttttaaacaaggttcagcctgcttagtaccatggcaaacacaccactTAAAAACCTTGTATTAAAGATCCAGAATACGAAGGAAATCGAGTTAAAACGAAAGCCAAACGTGATGCTTTACATTGCAAAGGCTTTAATAGCATTCTGGGTTCCCTTTGCCTTCAGCTGGAGagcatttttagaaggaaaagaCCTCCTGTCTGGTAGCCTCTGAGCTGGTTTCCGAGACGGTGCCTACTGTCCTTTTTAGGGAAAAGAggagttagttgagatgggctggaactGTTTTTGGTTAAAGACCAATTCTATTTTCTAGAACCGTGGCTCCCAACCTTTCCGGACAACCggccccctttcaggagtctgatttgtcctgtgtatggggccggtgcaaccatttaggcgaccttgcctagggtgctggcatttgggggggcgccatttcTTCTGCAGCGACCGCGGCGGACGGATCTTCGGTCGTCCCGGTCTCCGccagcattttggcggagggagctggggcaggggagtgtggcgagggccgcctgcagcaagtagtGGGGGCACTCAGGGGAATCCCGCCCCAGCTCGCCCCTGCCCGCTCCTCCTTGAGCatgccgtggccgcttcacttctccgcCTCCAGGCTTGCAATGCCTAAGCGATTGCCCACAAGCCTGggagtgggagaagtgaagcagccatggcgtgcttggggaggaggtggagcaggggtgagctgggcggGGGTGCCTCGGGCggaggatggggagctgccgcaagggggcaCCTGGGTGGaaggggagctgccgcaggggaggAGCGCCCCGGGGGAGGGCGGGAAGCTgcgttggggtgggggtggggggcgcaaggtagaagtttcgcctagggcgcaaaacatccttgcaccggccctgcctgcgtacccccaagtttcacggCCCTTAataacgacttgcttacaaaatcagacctagaAATACAAAAGTGGCACAGCTCCACTGTTACTGAAAAGTtgttgactttctcatttttaccatagaatgATAAAATATAgctattggaatataaataaatattgtactttcagTTCAGTGTATggcaagtcattgtctgtatgaaattttagtctgtactgacttcgctagggctttttatgtagcttgttgtaaaactaggcaaatatctaggagAGTTGATGTCCCCCCTGACAGACATTTGTGTATCCCCAGGGGGACGGGTACCCCTGCCCGCACACACAGAATTCTGCTCTTGGctttcaaatttcatttaaaaagttctagctttCCAATTGTGAAGAAAACCTGCCCTAAGGGTAAAttgtttggggttgtcttcctgaGTTTACAAACTGCTTGAAACTGCTGCTTTGAAAAGTATAAACTATCCCATTCCTCTCAATGGCTGTTGACATTTAAACTATTAGCAGTAGAGTTCAGAGTCAACAGTGTTAAACTATTTCACTGATGAGTGATTTTAGCAGAACTCTTCAGCTAATCATCATATCCCACGCTCCAGGACTGCCTCCTACGCTGCCCCAAAGAGGGAAGTCAATATCAAAATGAATACAGGGGTCACGGTGCTGATTGGAGCAAAGTCCTTGCAGCGACAATGAAATATTCTGCAGAGTGTAGGACCAACGTGGTATGGGGTCCtctgagctgtgcaggctccTTGCTTTAAAATAATACTTCTCATTTATATAGTGCCTGCTGTCCATGCATCTGAGAGCACTTGTGGACAAATCTATACTCAAAGAGGGTGCAGGGTTTGGGGAGACTCCTGAGGGGTTACACATGTGACATGGGGGGCTCAGGagagcagggcagaggtgggctggGACTGCTCCACTGGAGATCGCCAGTGCTCACCTGTGTTACTACACAGCGGGAATTATGCGTCACTAATACTAGCCTCAGctttcagatggagaaactgaggcatgaggagAGAGGACGCGACTTGCTGCCAGGCCACACAATGGGTCAGATGCTGAGCTGGGACCAGAACTTATAGGCCTGCTTCTTTCTCACCCCTAAATACGCTCCTCTGCTTTCTGATGTGCCACCTTCTAGTTACACAGCATGTGTTATGCACCGGTGCCATCTTGGCCATCATGCTGGAGCCTGACCCTGAGACCTCCCGAACTAAAAGCATCAGCTGCTGTCATCTGAGCCAAAGCTCTCCAGCTGAGGCTGTCACAGGCTCCGGGAGATGACATGTCCTGACCAATGGGTTACAGCCCGTTCAGCCCCTAActgcttctttctcttttctttcccctgccagaCAATTCTTGGTCTTGGATTCCGAAATTTTGTAACTTGAAGGAGTTCAGGAAACGTCAGCACAGGCAGTACGAGGAGGCCACGGGGAACATGGTGCACATCAAACAGAAGCTGTATCATAACGGACATCCCAGCCCCCGACACCTCTGAGAAACGCCTTCCCCTCCAGAGACTGCAAAGCGATTTTAGAACTGGGCTTTTAGGGGAACCTCTGTGAGTTCGCTCCTCTGTGGAAGACAGTGGAGGACGCCATTTTATTTGTCTAGGCGGTGTGATTCTGAGGCACACCGCGAATGCACAACTAAGCCAGTTCTGGCTGCAAGGCAGCCAAGACATTGCACTGTGTTCATCATTTTATTGTCGGACTGCTGTATATATGTAAaagtggggggggcgggggaagattTGCATTATACTTCCAAATCCCCATCCCCACTGATTGAAGTTCTCCTGCACCTTCAGTGTACCTCTTTTGGAGTCTGTTCTAGGGATCTGCTCTCCAAAGACGTTAGCGATGCTCAGTCGAGAGCTGGAATGCCTTTCAAAGAGTTTTGCTCCATGATGCTTCCTTTCTTAGGATGTCTTATGCCGCCGCAGGTTTGGATGGAGGCTCGTGCTGGCGCGTTTCCAAGGTGCAGTGTCCCGTTTTCTTTGGTTTGGAGTTATTAATTTTTTGCGGTCAATGAAGTTCTAGAAATACACAAACGATTCATTCTTCCTGTTGGCCTACAGCGAAACCTGCCTTAAGCAAAGGCCCCCTAGAAAGCTGCAAAAAATCACCCACCAACCAATGGGATTTTAGCATTTTAAGAGGGCTGATCCTGCTCCgtctcacaccagttttatgtTGGTGTCACTCCATGTTTACACCACCAGGCGAGGAGAACTGGAGCCAGTTGCTCTGGGGGCGAGAGACGAGAATAAAACTCACTGAGATAAATGGAGTTACATCTGCGGTGtaagcaaggggaaaaatcagGCCCACCCGTTGCTATATAAATGTTAAGTCATTCACCACCCCTCTGGGAGGAAAGGAAATATCACCCCTCtgttacagaaggggaaactgaggcacagagaagggctgtgccagtgagtcagtgacagaggtgGGAATAGGCTCTGGAGACTCTCCTCCCTACCCCCAAACTCTCAAGCAGTTGCCTCGCTCTGTATGTTAGTTCTCTGAAGGTCCTGCACTGCTTGGAACTACTTCAGGGCAGCTCTTTAAGGAGCTGTTAGTGGAGGTGAATAGATCTGAAGCTGAACCCCAGCTCCAAACTCCCTGCTGCTGGTGGTTGTATCTGTAATGGGTTCAACCAGAGCCTCGGATCAGAGGCTGCACCAGGAAGTGGGGAGCTTAGCACCTGCTTGGACTCCGCCCAGCTTTAGGCTTAAGTGCTGGTTTCAGTGGATCGAGTGAGGGTTATGAAAATGCATTCGCTGTCCGTGAATGCCCTTAACACACCGTCCGTGCTGCCTGAGCTAAGGTTACGTGACAAGAGTCCCTGTGCATCAGTACATTTCCTGCAGAGGACACAGGGAGCAAGCTCAGTCAGCTGGGCACGGATGGGTCCACTGAtttttcaatgggactattcacagaaCAAGCCTCtaactcagtgtgagtaaggggtGAGAGGCCGGCACCAAGAACTGAAGGGCGAGCCCTCATTTCTACTGAGGTCCTATTGTATTACTTAGTGGGTTTGAGTTTAAAgggcagggggggaaaaaacatgtaGGAAAAATGAATGTCCCTTCCATGAATTCTTGGATTCTGTGTGAACCTGCCTAGGTTTCCATTGCAATGGCTCGGTGGGGGGAAGAAAACAACCCCCAATCGCACCCAAGTCTTATTTGTAATTGGCTTCCTCTGTCTGGGACTAGtttaatttagaaaacaaaatgcagagCCATGTTCTCTATAGCTTAGATATTTCATAGCACATCTGGCCTTTTAGTCATACCTGGTTGGAAAATAGGTGGCCAGCTGAGCCACATCGGTGCTTGTGTTCCACTGCTTGCGCGT encodes the following:
- the TMEM240 gene encoding transmembrane protein 240 isoform X1, with protein sequence MNANTMIFMILGASIVMAIACLMDMNALLDRFHNYILPHLRGEDRVCHCNCGRHHVHYVIPYDGDQSVVDSSENYFVTDNVTKQEIDLMLGLLLGFCISWFLVWMDGVLHYAVRAWRTSRRYDNSWSWIPKFCNLKEFRKRQHRQYEEATGNMVHIKQKLYHNGHPSPRHL
- the TMEM240 gene encoding transmembrane protein 240 isoform X2, producing the protein MDMNALLDRFHNYILPHLRGEDRVCHCNCGRHHVHYVIPYDGDQSVVDSSENYFVTDNVTKQEIDLMLGLLLGFCISWFLVWMDGVLHYAVRAWRTSRRYDNSWSWIPKFCNLKEFRKRQHRQYEEATGNMVHIKQKLYHNGHPSPRHL